The following are encoded together in the Halomonas halophila genome:
- a CDS encoding ShlB/FhaC/HecB family hemolysin secretion/activation protein — MSTTLVQANDVPSVINERQPTMTPPVQDTLDRQRQGGAEVSLPGAAEAVSPETQVPVARVQIRGGSVFDLETLSAPLQPLVGQRVAVNRLVEAVETITRRYQDAGYPLSYAYLPSNNFQSGTLTVVVVEGYIARTEIAVQDTAVAQRVRRLADRMREERPLTRSTFERYTALIERIPGASLAVKAPVPRTPSGATTLRVEQRDSDRVDAGLTLGGGDKNDTQAVANLAFHSHTPYAETLSFAYLMPVDNDDRFYAAQYRQELGTDGLRLNMSAQRFEGDEEDPVLVEGRPYEVAQEKERDRFRLGLDYPLLMERRRRWDVEVNVEHLDETADYRYRSDQGPELRGRQDLRYSTLELGTHYRQGNASRRLEARAELRQGIDMGGNRTTTEIRNVANGVSVAADGREELEYTRLGLQGRWLEALTPNWRLSMRVAGFWSQDALPAPERGTYGAGHFARAYDDGEAEGERGYAGEVELRYRHALASGWVSHLEPYLAVDGAHTEFNDSDLEYDLASVATGIELSNNRLYRLGIEYAYPIGDRPAEDASREGRVNARLSWDFGG, encoded by the coding sequence ATGAGTACGACGTTGGTGCAGGCCAACGATGTGCCGTCGGTCATCAACGAGCGTCAGCCGACGATGACGCCGCCGGTACAGGACACCCTGGATCGGCAGCGACAGGGCGGGGCCGAGGTCAGCCTGCCCGGTGCCGCCGAGGCGGTAAGCCCCGAGACGCAGGTGCCGGTGGCCCGGGTGCAGATTCGCGGCGGCAGTGTCTTCGATCTCGAGACCCTGAGTGCCCCCCTTCAGCCGCTCGTCGGGCAACGCGTGGCGGTAAATCGTCTGGTCGAGGCCGTGGAGACGATCACGCGCCGCTACCAGGACGCTGGCTACCCCCTGTCCTACGCCTATCTGCCCAGCAACAACTTCCAGAGCGGTACCCTGACCGTCGTGGTGGTCGAGGGGTATATCGCCCGCACCGAGATCGCCGTGCAGGATACCGCCGTCGCCCAGCGAGTGCGGCGGCTGGCAGATCGGATGCGGGAGGAACGCCCGCTGACCCGTTCGACCTTCGAGCGCTATACGGCGCTGATCGAGCGCATCCCGGGCGCCAGCCTGGCGGTCAAGGCGCCGGTGCCGCGCACGCCGTCCGGTGCCACCACGCTGCGCGTGGAGCAGCGCGACAGCGACCGCGTCGACGCCGGCCTGACCCTCGGCGGCGGCGACAAGAACGATACCCAGGCGGTCGCGAACCTGGCCTTCCACAGCCATACCCCCTATGCGGAAACGCTCTCCTTCGCCTACCTGATGCCGGTCGACAACGACGATCGCTTCTATGCTGCCCAGTATCGTCAGGAGCTCGGTACCGACGGCCTGCGTCTCAATATGAGCGCCCAGCGCTTCGAGGGTGATGAGGAAGACCCGGTGCTGGTGGAAGGACGGCCCTACGAGGTGGCCCAGGAGAAGGAGCGCGACCGCTTCCGCCTGGGGCTCGACTATCCGCTGCTGATGGAGCGCCGTCGGCGCTGGGACGTCGAGGTCAACGTCGAGCACCTCGACGAGACGGCCGACTACCGCTATCGCTCGGATCAGGGGCCTGAATTGAGGGGGCGTCAGGACCTGCGCTACTCGACCCTCGAACTGGGCACCCACTATCGCCAGGGCAATGCCAGCCGTCGGCTGGAGGCCCGCGCCGAGCTGCGTCAGGGCATCGACATGGGCGGCAATCGCACCACCACCGAGATTCGCAACGTCGCCAATGGCGTGTCGGTGGCCGCCGATGGCCGGGAGGAACTCGAGTACACGCGGCTCGGTCTCCAGGGACGCTGGCTGGAGGCGCTGACGCCGAACTGGCGGCTGTCGATGCGCGTGGCCGGCTTCTGGTCGCAAGACGCGCTGCCGGCGCCGGAACGGGGTACCTATGGCGCCGGCCATTTCGCCCGCGCCTACGACGATGGCGAGGCCGAGGGCGAGCGCGGCTATGCCGGCGAGGTCGAGCTGCGCTACCGCCATGCGCTGGCGTCCGGCTGGGTCTCGCATCTGGAACCCTACCTGGCGGTGGACGGCGCCCATACCGAGTTCAACGACAGCGACCTGGAGTACGACCTGGCCTCGGTGGCCACCGGGATCGAGCTGAGCAATAACCGCCTTTATCGCCTGGGCATCGAGTACGCCTACCCGATCGGCGATCGTCCCGCCGAGGACGCGTCTCGGGAAGGCCGGGTCAATGCCCGCCTGAGCTGGGACTTCGGCGGCTAG
- a CDS encoding Flp family type IVb pilin, giving the protein MKRFSLSSVFGKAHANLATRQLNRPVFRRQRGATAIEYAIIAAVLAIAIFAVFSASDGGFQTLLGNLFDRVESALTTTEGG; this is encoded by the coding sequence ATGAAACGCTTCTCTCTCTCAAGTGTGTTCGGCAAGGCCCATGCCAATCTGGCGACTCGTCAACTCAATCGCCCCGTCTTTCGTCGACAGCGGGGGGCGACGGCAATTGAATATGCGATTATTGCGGCTGTTTTAGCTATTGCAATTTTTGCGGTATTTAGTGCTTCGGATGGTGGCTTCCAAACATTACTTGGAAATCTTTTTGACAGAGTGGAGAGTGCTTTAACAACTACGGAAGGTGGGTGA
- the cpaB gene encoding Flp pilus assembly protein CpaB: protein MSPNLLKAIAALLVAVAIGLAFAGWRMANEVPETVVTAPAVTPAAPEPTGHEVLAAARPLAVGTRLAAPGEGQAPLLRTIDYPEPLDESFGALSEVEGRVLTRPLAQGDVLRPSHFAAGGLLAEAVPAGKRGIAVSVDEVIGGGGFVAPGDRVDVFFYAQDSGGERTRLARRVLRDIQVLSFGSALRGQPLPEGGEGGPQRSGRTAVLALDEAQAPRLLLAEETGRLRLAVIGAEERRAALEPTLPEGGDGWLMPASLEAANDDDAEPDDLGEPVDFDSLMGRDGEASPTPAARPERRNGGRRVVQQVGGEVRSVSVGG, encoded by the coding sequence ATGTCGCCTAATTTACTCAAAGCCATCGCCGCCTTATTGGTGGCGGTGGCCATTGGCCTGGCCTTTGCGGGCTGGCGGATGGCCAATGAGGTGCCGGAGACGGTGGTGACGGCGCCGGCGGTGACTCCCGCGGCGCCCGAGCCCACCGGCCATGAGGTACTGGCCGCGGCCCGCCCCCTGGCGGTGGGCACGCGGCTGGCGGCGCCCGGCGAGGGCCAGGCGCCGCTGCTTCGAACCATCGATTATCCCGAACCGCTGGACGAGAGCTTCGGCGCGCTGTCCGAGGTGGAGGGGCGGGTGCTGACCCGGCCCCTCGCCCAGGGCGACGTGCTGAGGCCCTCGCACTTCGCCGCCGGCGGCCTGCTGGCCGAGGCCGTGCCGGCGGGCAAGCGGGGCATCGCCGTCAGCGTCGACGAGGTGATCGGCGGCGGCGGCTTCGTGGCGCCGGGGGATCGCGTCGACGTGTTCTTCTACGCCCAGGACAGCGGCGGCGAGCGCACGCGGCTGGCGCGCCGGGTACTGCGCGATATCCAGGTGTTGAGCTTCGGAAGCGCCCTGCGCGGCCAGCCCCTGCCCGAGGGCGGCGAGGGCGGCCCCCAGCGCAGCGGGCGCACCGCGGTGCTGGCGCTGGACGAGGCCCAGGCCCCGCGGCTGCTGTTGGCCGAGGAGACCGGCCGGCTGCGGCTGGCGGTGATCGGCGCCGAGGAGCGTCGCGCCGCCCTGGAACCCACCCTGCCCGAGGGCGGCGATGGCTGGCTGATGCCGGCGTCGCTCGAGGCCGCGAACGACGACGACGCCGAGCCGGACGACCTGGGCGAGCCCGTGGACTTCGACAGCCTGATGGGGCGTGACGGCGAAGCGAGCCCGACGCCGGCCGCGCGGCCGGAACGCCGGAATGGCGGGCGCCGGGTCGTCCAGCAGGTCGGCGGCGAAGTGCGCAGCGTCAGCGTGGGCGGCTGA
- a CDS encoding type II and III secretion system protein family protein, whose product MQRATSPTFRQPPALTRAWPMLVAMWLGLMALVLSTTASAQDGGRTLSLLVGENQRLDYGASITRTAVGRGGVADVRVVGDRQLLVTGIGPGATTLSVWLAGRRTPQSMTLEVQPAAARSLEDEYRVEAGGERGRLFGQTRSLDRHDEALQRFGDAPPVDATRQVGPVQIQTDIRVVEVNRSRLQSYGFFLGRNNGGNTQYAVGPTGSGSSFINDNSLVAPLSEGFSIISGDNDGYLGAISALRNNGFAYTLAEPSLVTLSGQSASFLAGGEFPFPSNSSDGDVSVDFKEFGIRLQLTPTVLDDERIMLKVAPEVSDLDFSRSVQSSGIAVPSLSVRRTDTTVQLGDGESFIISGLVSQSTMQSVDKFPGLGDIPVLGAFFRSTRFEREETELIMIVTPHLVSPIAAGVELDGLPGEALGRYDPSFLELLFDPQDAREIERLGDIGFSR is encoded by the coding sequence ATGCAACGAGCGACGAGTCCTACCTTCCGGCAGCCGCCGGCCCTTACGCGCGCCTGGCCGATGCTGGTGGCGATGTGGCTGGGCCTGATGGCCCTAGTGCTTTCCACGACGGCGTCGGCCCAGGACGGCGGGCGCACGCTGTCGCTGCTGGTCGGCGAGAACCAGCGGCTCGATTACGGCGCCAGCATCACGCGCACCGCGGTGGGACGTGGCGGCGTCGCCGACGTGCGGGTGGTGGGGGACCGCCAGCTGCTGGTGACCGGCATCGGCCCCGGGGCGACCACGCTGAGCGTGTGGTTGGCCGGGCGGCGCACGCCGCAGTCGATGACCCTCGAGGTGCAGCCGGCGGCGGCCCGGTCGCTGGAGGACGAGTATCGGGTCGAGGCCGGCGGCGAGCGCGGGCGGCTCTTCGGCCAGACGCGTTCGCTGGACCGTCATGACGAGGCCCTGCAGCGCTTCGGCGACGCCCCGCCGGTGGATGCGACCCGCCAGGTCGGGCCGGTGCAGATTCAGACCGATATCCGCGTCGTCGAGGTCAATCGCAGCCGGCTGCAGTCCTACGGCTTCTTCCTCGGGCGCAACAACGGCGGCAATACCCAGTACGCCGTCGGCCCCACCGGCAGCGGCAGCAGCTTCATCAACGACAACAGCCTGGTGGCGCCGCTGAGCGAGGGTTTCTCGATCATCAGCGGCGACAATGACGGCTACCTGGGGGCCATCAGCGCCCTGCGCAACAACGGCTTCGCCTATACCCTGGCCGAGCCCAGCCTGGTGACGCTGTCCGGGCAGAGCGCGTCCTTCCTGGCCGGCGGCGAGTTTCCCTTCCCCAGTAACAGCAGCGACGGCGACGTCTCGGTGGATTTCAAGGAGTTCGGCATCCGCCTGCAGCTGACGCCCACGGTGCTCGACGACGAACGGATCATGCTCAAGGTGGCGCCGGAGGTCAGCGACCTGGACTTCAGCCGCTCCGTGCAGTCCAGCGGCATCGCCGTGCCCTCGCTGAGCGTGCGTCGCACCGATACCACCGTGCAGCTCGGCGACGGCGAAAGCTTCATCATCAGCGGCCTGGTCAGCCAGTCCACCATGCAGAGCGTCGACAAGTTCCCCGGCCTGGGCGACATCCCGGTGCTGGGCGCCTTCTTCCGCTCGACCCGCTTCGAGCGCGAGGAAACGGAGCTGATCATGATCGTCACGCCGCATCTGGTCTCGCCGATCGCCGCCGGGGTCGAGCTCGACGGTCTGCCCGGCGAGGCGCTGGGGCGCTACGATCCGAGTTTCCTGGAGCTGCTGTTCGATCCCCAAGACGCCCGGGAGATCGAGCGACTCGGCGATATCGGTTTTTCCCGCTAG
- a CDS encoding CpaF family protein: protein MGAWSSLTRHKPTPSRSAPDLTDGALKAALHREVIERLEDDEALFSDEPSAMLVRIESLVRDYFDQRAEQVPVESLEALAREVLNEVAGFGPLQPLLGDDDISDILINGPRNILVERQGRLESVEECFINDAHVLRVVRRMLAPLGRRLDESSPMVDARLPDGSRVNVVIPPLALDGPCVSIRKFRREALTAEALIQGRAVTPELMAMLQESVVQRRNILISGATGSGKTTLLNILSRDIPEHERVVTIEDAAELQLGNSHVVRLETRPPNSEGEGEVSARQLVRNALRMRPDRVILGESRGDEALDMLQAMNTGHLGSMSTVHANSARDALVRLQMMVRLAGFEGSDGLVNQIIATALDLVVHVTRDGEGHRHVVEVQQVRGLSDGRVELARLYRHEDRRLIDAVDWHKHIEDAA from the coding sequence ATGGGGGCCTGGTCTTCGCTGACGCGACACAAGCCGACCCCGTCGCGGTCGGCGCCCGACCTGACCGACGGGGCCCTGAAGGCGGCGCTGCATCGCGAGGTGATCGAGCGTCTGGAGGACGACGAGGCGCTGTTCAGCGACGAGCCCTCGGCGATGCTGGTGCGCATCGAGAGCCTGGTCCGGGACTACTTCGACCAGCGCGCCGAGCAGGTGCCGGTCGAGTCGCTGGAGGCGCTGGCCAGGGAAGTGCTCAACGAGGTCGCGGGCTTCGGCCCGTTGCAGCCGCTGCTGGGCGACGATGACATCTCCGACATCCTGATCAACGGGCCGCGCAACATCCTGGTGGAGCGCCAGGGGCGGCTGGAGAGCGTCGAGGAATGCTTCATCAACGATGCCCACGTGCTGCGGGTGGTGCGGCGGATGCTGGCCCCGCTCGGGCGACGGCTCGACGAATCCAGTCCGATGGTCGACGCACGCCTGCCGGACGGCTCGCGGGTCAACGTGGTGATTCCGCCATTGGCCCTGGACGGGCCCTGCGTGTCGATCCGCAAGTTCCGTCGCGAGGCGCTCACGGCCGAGGCCCTGATCCAGGGCCGTGCGGTGACACCGGAGCTGATGGCCATGCTGCAGGAGTCGGTTGTCCAGCGTCGCAACATCCTGATCAGCGGGGCGACCGGCTCCGGCAAGACCACGCTGCTCAATATCCTCAGCCGTGACATTCCCGAGCATGAGCGGGTCGTGACCATCGAGGATGCCGCGGAACTTCAGCTTGGCAACAGCCATGTGGTGCGCCTCGAGACCCGCCCGCCCAACAGCGAGGGGGAGGGCGAGGTCTCGGCCCGCCAGCTGGTGCGCAATGCGCTGCGCATGCGCCCCGACCGGGTGATCCTCGGCGAGAGTCGCGGCGACGAGGCGCTGGACATGCTGCAGGCCATGAACACCGGCCACCTGGGCTCGATGAGCACGGTGCACGCCAACTCCGCCCGGGATGCCCTGGTGCGCCTGCAGATGATGGTACGCCTGGCCGGCTTCGAGGGCAGCGACGGGCTGGTCAACCAGATCATCGCCACGGCACTGGACCTGGTGGTGCATGTCACCCGGGACGGCGAGGGCCATCGCCATGTGGTCGAGGTCCAGCAGGTGAGGGGGCTCTCCGATGGCCGGGTCGAGCTGGCCCGGCTCTATCGTCACGAGGACCGCCGCCTGATCGACGCCGTCGACTGGCACAAGCATATCGAGGATGCCGCATGA
- a CDS encoding type II secretion system F family protein, with translation MNAWQLWGLTMALLLVAARLLWRSANHESDKVLRADKPRRRTRRRPPSESLMQWLFDYLLAAGIHATPRGIAIVGGLVLVAVVVALMLLSHLVGVLLVLGSLVLINLILRGRAQLLRRRLRAQLPGFMEQVVRDLGTGATVEIAFRRNGETATGLLREATARVNVRRELGMELHEALHREAQLLKLQEFDLLATAVEVNQAHGGSLRDILGSFVELLRQQEKGRRELRALTGETRVTAFVLAAVPVAMAGFMWFSNPEFLAPMFDSAGGRMGLWVAVLLEVGGCVALWRMLKSI, from the coding sequence ATGAATGCCTGGCAACTCTGGGGCCTGACCATGGCGCTGCTGCTGGTGGCCGCCAGGCTGCTGTGGCGCAGCGCCAACCACGAGAGCGACAAGGTGCTGCGGGCCGACAAGCCCAGACGACGCACCCGACGACGCCCGCCGTCCGAGTCGCTGATGCAGTGGCTGTTCGACTACCTGCTGGCCGCCGGCATTCATGCCACGCCCCGGGGGATAGCGATCGTCGGCGGGCTGGTGCTGGTGGCGGTCGTGGTGGCGCTGATGCTGCTGTCTCATCTTGTCGGTGTGCTGCTGGTGCTGGGGTCGCTGGTGTTGATCAACCTGATCCTGCGGGGGCGGGCGCAGCTCCTGCGCCGCCGTCTGCGCGCCCAGCTGCCAGGCTTCATGGAGCAGGTGGTGCGCGACCTGGGCACCGGTGCCACCGTCGAGATCGCCTTTCGCCGCAACGGTGAGACTGCCACCGGCCTGCTGCGCGAGGCCACCGCGCGGGTCAATGTTCGCCGAGAGCTGGGCATGGAGCTCCACGAGGCGCTGCATCGCGAGGCACAGCTGCTCAAGCTGCAGGAGTTCGACCTGCTGGCCACGGCGGTGGAGGTTAATCAGGCCCATGGGGGCAGCCTGCGCGACATCCTGGGCAGCTTCGTCGAGCTGCTTCGTCAGCAGGAGAAGGGGCGTCGCGAGCTGCGGGCGCTTACCGGCGAGACCCGGGTCACGGCCTTCGTGCTGGCGGCGGTGCCGGTGGCGATGGCGGGGTTCATGTGGTTCAGCAACCCCGAGTTCCTGGCGCCGATGTTCGACAGTGCCGGCGGCCGCATGGGGCTGTGGGTGGCCGTCCTGCTGGAGGTGGGCGGCTGCGTGGCGCTGTGGCGGATGCTCAAGTCGATATAG
- a CDS encoding type II secretion system F family protein, protein MTSALLVLAAAGICLWLARVGPRETPAAGPNQGEGGSRRQQVAAMEARLMGSGRIIWRRQTRGRPWLAELALVLRQAGFIGTRAQLHLLFSVALVVFGVFSGGVLHALQGGKAWLPAMTTGLAFAALAAVGAWIWLKRVRRRRVVRLNEEADMVIQVTRMLWESGMTLEGVLRGLIHNLDETCPESVRELRLILLRIEAGQAREEVLEEQSVLQASEGLEDLLKLLAQISSSGGGARRAMLDLSHRLRDRRRMRIQEAVSSLSGKMSLVMMVFLFPALLIVLAGPAVINLGGMLGSLGN, encoded by the coding sequence ATGACGAGTGCCTTGCTGGTGCTGGCGGCGGCCGGGATCTGCCTGTGGCTGGCCCGCGTCGGGCCGCGCGAGACGCCAGCGGCGGGGCCGAATCAGGGGGAAGGCGGCAGCCGACGCCAGCAGGTGGCGGCCATGGAGGCACGACTGATGGGCAGCGGGCGGATCATCTGGCGCCGGCAGACCCGCGGTCGCCCCTGGCTGGCGGAGCTGGCGCTGGTGCTGCGTCAGGCGGGCTTCATCGGCACTCGCGCCCAGCTTCACCTGCTGTTTTCCGTGGCGCTGGTGGTCTTCGGCGTGTTCAGCGGCGGCGTGCTCCACGCTCTTCAGGGTGGCAAGGCCTGGCTGCCGGCCATGACGACCGGTCTGGCCTTCGCCGCGCTGGCGGCCGTCGGTGCCTGGATCTGGCTGAAGCGTGTGCGCCGCCGCCGGGTGGTTCGGCTGAACGAAGAGGCCGACATGGTCATCCAGGTCACGCGCATGCTGTGGGAGTCCGGCATGACCCTGGAAGGCGTGCTGCGCGGCCTGATTCACAACCTCGATGAGACCTGTCCCGAAAGCGTGCGGGAGCTGCGGCTGATCCTGCTTCGCATCGAGGCGGGGCAGGCTCGCGAGGAGGTGCTCGAGGAGCAGTCGGTCCTCCAGGCCAGCGAGGGGCTCGAGGACCTGCTCAAGCTGCTGGCGCAGATATCGTCGTCCGGGGGCGGCGCACGGCGGGCGATGCTCGACCTGAGCCACCGGCTGCGCGACCGTCGCCGCATGCGCATCCAGGAAGCGGTATCGAGCCTGTCGGGCAAGATGTCGCTGGTGATGATGGTGTTCCTGTTTCCGGCCTTGCTGATCGTGCTGGCCGGGCCGGCGGTGATCAACCTGGGCGGCATGCTCGGGAGTCTGGGAAATTGA
- a CDS encoding tetratricopeptide repeat protein, with translation MMTRRLRAGLSAWGLVMLGGCAGGVEPMSMIGLGQRDEVKEVTGPCGERYSADTGLRMDMIRQQMEDGRSRSALAHLDESGFDYAEAALMRGDALRDVGRRDQSDAVYETLAGGCLAADAFHGMARNAVARGDREQALVLMRQARDARPTDAEIRNDLGYLLMLEGKPKPAREELLTALELGGTGRRAASNLVMLMMQEGRVVEAERLARRYDLDDELVARLRRLATDERAREHG, from the coding sequence ATGATGACAAGACGCCTTCGAGCCGGACTGTCGGCGTGGGGCCTGGTGATGCTCGGCGGCTGTGCCGGCGGCGTGGAGCCAATGTCGATGATCGGGCTGGGGCAGCGCGACGAGGTGAAGGAAGTCACCGGCCCCTGCGGCGAACGCTACAGCGCCGATACCGGGCTGCGCATGGACATGATTCGCCAGCAGATGGAAGACGGGCGCTCGCGCTCGGCCCTGGCGCATCTCGACGAAAGTGGCTTCGACTATGCCGAGGCCGCCCTGATGCGGGGCGATGCGCTGCGCGACGTGGGGCGGCGCGACCAATCGGATGCGGTCTACGAGACCCTGGCGGGTGGTTGTCTGGCGGCCGATGCCTTCCATGGTATGGCACGCAACGCGGTGGCGCGCGGTGATCGTGAGCAGGCGCTGGTGCTGATGCGCCAGGCGCGGGATGCTCGCCCGACCGACGCCGAAATCCGCAACGACCTGGGCTACCTGCTGATGCTGGAAGGCAAGCCGAAGCCGGCCCGGGAAGAGCTGCTGACCGCGCTGGAGCTGGGCGGCACCGGCCGGCGGGCCGCCTCCAACCTGGTGATGCTGATGATGCAGGAAGGACGCGTGGTCGAGGCCGAACGGCTGGCCCGACGCTACGACCTGGATGACGAACTGGTGGCCCGCCTGCGCCGGCTGGCGACCGACGAGCGAGCCCGAGAACATGGATAA
- a CDS encoding DUF3613 domain-containing protein, whose amino-acid sequence MPISRMMKRMRCLGVCGVMLIASPLAWAQGEAPSSQGAMPVADHRSAEVGERTERLLELQRSGRIASRNRQSLSGEVQSRIYERYLQSFTHAIPDEYIDLSFGE is encoded by the coding sequence ATGCCTATCAGCAGGATGATGAAGCGTATGCGGTGCCTGGGCGTCTGCGGGGTGATGCTGATCGCCTCTCCGCTGGCCTGGGCTCAGGGCGAGGCGCCCTCCTCGCAGGGCGCGATGCCGGTGGCGGACCACCGCAGCGCCGAGGTCGGCGAGCGCACCGAACGGCTGCTCGAGCTGCAGCGCAGCGGACGCATCGCCAGCCGGAACCGCCAATCGCTGTCCGGGGAAGTGCAGTCGCGGATCTATGAGCGCTACCTGCAGAGCTTCACCCACGCGATTCCCGACGAGTACATCGACCTGAGCTTCGGTGAGTGA
- a CDS encoding pilus assembly protein TadG-related protein produces MTTCRLYVPRRQRGVIGLLGAMVMLLVVLCIALALDTGRLYMEKRNLQRVADLAALSVASRCETLSSCDQAVTYAQDVLEDNGYARELVDGDGITLGRVALVDVAVEGGPTSYRRYDFDDSLPQDAVQVVLEDPVSPPLMAAFVPDDGDASDGHTIILQSTAVARKATYVAFSVGSRLASLDSSESSLLAPLLGGLLGSDVPLSLVGYEGVLDTRITLLELASEIPALGVDLAALTVDEVLNTSVTLSELLELSESVLSDRGLLASDLAVLGEMQSAMSLDVGTADINLGELLDIRSAEGVDDTEALKTGIRLGDLLGSSLMLANQENAIAIDNLDVDLSAVTASVGLTVMEAPQIAIGPVGCADGVAPDCGNDNWKTSASTGQLDLDVDLGVDLLGVLRLDLDLDIGGIEAEAGIEEISLNDGVYGVSVGAISEPLVASVGLDAEVLPAFAGLINVSLESGLTENLEAGLSGYMTGGIHDWPDNDAVVLASGVSGVTTAVTDLLADLELDISLGDKSEECTGLLCSITGALLDPINNLLDGVVDSVTDLQSALGTALGNLITPLINQVVEPLLGAAGLGIGEAEVRVIEVSSSGVELVQ; encoded by the coding sequence ATGACGACCTGCCGCCTCTACGTTCCGCGTCGCCAGCGAGGCGTGATCGGCCTGCTCGGCGCGATGGTGATGCTGCTGGTGGTGCTGTGCATCGCCCTGGCGCTGGATACCGGGCGGCTGTACATGGAAAAGCGCAATCTTCAGCGGGTGGCGGATCTGGCGGCGCTGTCGGTGGCGTCCCGCTGCGAGACGCTGTCTTCCTGCGATCAGGCAGTGACCTATGCGCAGGATGTACTGGAAGACAACGGCTATGCGCGAGAGCTGGTCGACGGTGATGGCATTACTCTGGGGCGAGTGGCATTGGTGGATGTGGCCGTAGAGGGTGGTCCCACGTCTTATCGACGCTATGACTTCGATGACTCCTTGCCTCAGGATGCCGTCCAGGTCGTACTGGAAGACCCGGTATCGCCTCCGCTCATGGCGGCTTTTGTGCCCGATGACGGCGACGCCAGTGATGGCCACACCATCATCCTTCAATCGACGGCAGTCGCGAGGAAGGCGACCTATGTGGCGTTTTCCGTAGGCTCTCGCCTGGCCTCTCTGGATAGTTCCGAATCTTCTTTGTTGGCACCTTTGCTGGGCGGTTTGCTGGGAAGCGATGTGCCGCTGTCCCTCGTTGGCTATGAAGGGGTGCTGGATACTCGGATCACGCTGCTGGAGTTGGCTTCGGAAATACCAGCTCTTGGAGTGGATTTGGCGGCGCTGACAGTCGACGAAGTGCTCAATACCAGTGTGACCTTGTCCGAGCTGCTGGAATTGTCGGAAAGCGTACTGTCCGATAGAGGATTGCTTGCATCCGATCTAGCAGTGCTGGGCGAGATGCAAAGCGCCATGAGTCTCGATGTTGGAACCGCCGATATCAACCTTGGGGAGCTTCTCGATATCCGATCGGCCGAAGGCGTCGACGATACCGAAGCCTTGAAGACTGGCATTCGTCTGGGCGACCTGTTGGGCAGCAGTTTGATGCTGGCCAACCAGGAAAATGCGATTGCGATTGATAATCTCGATGTCGATCTGTCGGCCGTGACGGCTAGCGTTGGATTGACAGTCATGGAAGCCCCGCAGATTGCCATAGGACCGGTGGGCTGCGCGGATGGAGTCGCCCCCGATTGTGGGAACGATAACTGGAAGACCTCTGCCAGCACAGGACAGCTTGATTTAGATGTTGATCTAGGGGTCGATTTGCTTGGGGTGTTGCGGCTCGATCTCGATTTGGACATCGGCGGCATAGAGGCCGAGGCAGGGATCGAGGAGATCTCATTGAATGATGGCGTCTATGGTGTCTCGGTGGGAGCCATAAGCGAGCCCTTGGTGGCATCCGTCGGCCTGGATGCTGAAGTACTGCCTGCGTTTGCCGGGTTGATCAACGTCTCGCTGGAGAGTGGTTTGACGGAAAACCTGGAAGCAGGGCTGTCGGGTTATATGACGGGGGGCATCCATGACTGGCCAGACAATGATGCCGTCGTACTCGCGTCGGGAGTATCCGGTGTGACGACGGCCGTGACCGACCTGCTGGCCGATCTGGAGCTGGACATCAGCCTGGGGGATAAGAGCGAAGAGTGTACCGGGCTGTTGTGCTCAATTACCGGCGCGCTTCTGGATCCGATCAATAACTTGCTGGATGGTGTCGTGGATTCCGTCACGGATCTCCAGAGTGCGCTTGGTACTGCGCTTGGAAACCTGATAACACCGCTGATTAATCAGGTGGTAGAGCCACTGCTGGGTGCGGCAGGCCTGGGCATCGGTGAGGCAGAGGTCAGGGTGATCGAGGTGTCGTCTTCGGGAGTGGAGCTCGTCCAGTGA
- a CDS encoding TadE/TadG family type IV pilus assembly protein, whose product MAIEFAIIFPLFLLIFYAIVSYSLLFVYKQGVHGLSADAVRQAISVERLSDGSLDEGAITLAVTSFINEEAADWLGSSVALCDDDLVPSSDSVRVCVQASLDLPQINFSRLLPGGNDGEDSADFKVPANNTVTSTSSIRL is encoded by the coding sequence GTGGCCATCGAGTTCGCCATCATCTTTCCGCTGTTTCTGCTGATTTTCTACGCCATCGTCAGCTACAGCTTGCTGTTCGTCTACAAGCAAGGCGTGCATGGGCTCAGCGCCGATGCCGTGCGCCAGGCGATTTCCGTAGAGCGCCTGAGCGACGGCTCGCTGGATGAAGGCGCCATCACCTTGGCAGTGACATCCTTTATCAATGAGGAAGCAGCAGACTGGCTGGGGAGTTCGGTCGCATTGTGTGATGACGACCTTGTCCCGTCATCAGATTCCGTGAGGGTATGTGTCCAGGCATCGTTGGATCTTCCCCAGATAAACTTCTCCAGGCTATTGCCGGGTGGAAATGATGGAGAAGACTCTGCTGACTTCAAAGTTCCGGCTAATAACACTGTGACCTCCACCTCGAGCATCCGCCTATGA